AATCTCAGACTGAGGATCCAGGTAAGAAACACCTGCAAACATGAATGACAGTAATGCAGCATGAATGACTGAAACTCCATCTGAAGCCCGTCTCTTTACCAGTGAGATATATTTGGGGTTCTAACATGGTGTAGTTTTCAACCAATGTTGGTgcattaattataaaaaaaatataaattgtttTCTGGTGTAAGTTCAGGACAGAACCTCCACACTCTCATATCATTATATTTATGTTCTGTCCTTAACTGACTGAATCAGACTCAGACTTAATGCTGACCACAGGAGCAGACGAGTAGTAATCAATAATCAGTTACTATgcaattcaattacattttagaCATTTAAATTGTCACTTTTCTGTCATTTGTAATAGATGATAGATTTAGAGatattaatacatatttaaaatattacataCGGATAAATGGCTCAGAAAATGCTTGTATTTTGTTCCTTTGACAGGATTTAGAACAGATGGCGATGGAGCAAGACAAAGAGTCAGGCAAGCAAACGTTGATCAGTCAGGTAGAGggacacagaaaacagatgCTGAGGTAATGTCTGATAGTTACTcatcattttgtatttcttgATTTATGactatttttgaaatgttgcacatatttgtgtttttagtgtTGCATATCTGAGGGTGgataaacatgtaaaaaaaaaaaaacttaaaagttgttttatcagaatgtgtttgttcatttttatatattttgcagTAACCAGACAGTTTGGAGGAAAGCTAACCTCGCCAGCAAACTGTCCATAGACATTATGGAAAAGCAGGCACTTCTGAATGGATCAGATGGTGCTGTGAGACAGAGGTGCCCCACATACTTAAttcttccatttttttcttcttccaagAATACATGTTTTGTCACACCTGGGTTCCTTCTGGCTTTTTAGCATAAGAATATGTGGTGTGTATATATAGAAGAAAGAtctatttctgtctctcattTTACAGGAAGTTGACCAAAGATGGCCTGGCCCAGACGACCAGCGACATTACAGAAAATCTTATGAGCATCAGTCGGATGATGGCACAGCAGGTTCAGCAGAGCGAGGAGACCAAGACATCACTTGGTAAGTGAAGGCAACAATTAAAGTAGGGAGCATTATTAAAAAATCTAgactggcactcagtagagtgtataCCTCTGACAGTCTCAATAAAGTTAATGGAGCTTCACcatattacacacactcatgataTCAGACCCATAAATGtgtcagatttttaaaatcaagaccCATGAATAATTTCCTGGGatattggtgaaaatgtaaaaaaacaaacaaacaaaaagccctgacatgtaaaagaaagtgaaaaataattcctggatctgccccattGTCCAGATTAGCGTCAAAGTATAATGTGTTCTTTCATGATCCATACcacagtacaagtacaagtaccaTAGAAATCCTTTTTGtggtttttgtataatcctgtttacaaacaaacaaaccaacagagagTGGCAAAACAACCATCTTAGTGTAGGTAATTATTCTGTTTCTTAAAATATGATTGTTCACATAGTATTTTTGAACTTAATCTTAAACTAATGCAAGTATTTTTGATGGTAACCTAATTTAATGcacatccatttatttattatgaaaatgcTTTATGATGAAAacacttttctcctcctcttgaaGCGACTTCCTCCAGGACAATCCAAGAGACCAACGAGGAATTTAAGGCCATGACGGGGACCATCAAGCTCGGGAGAAAACTCATCACCAAGTACAACCGAAGGGAGCTCACTGACAAACTACTCATCTTCCTGGCGTTGGCTCTCTTCTTCGCCACAGTTCTCTACATCCTTAAGAAGAGACTATTCCCCTTCCTGTAGACCAAGGTAACTCCGAGGACACTCTCCCGTAACCACACACACTACGATCCACAGTCGCAgcaaattatttaaataattctAAAGGCTTTGTGTCATATTACGCACACATTATTCACTAGTGTCCGCTCACTGGAATGTTGTCTGCTCACTCGGCTGAGCTGTGTGCTGAGGGTGAAATATTGTCCACAAAGTGGAAGATAAACCTCCGCACTCATATCTCCCGGCAGTGTTTTacttataaaaaaatattttggtctactttttttcatcaaacaaaGAGAATCACTCATGACGGCAGATGTATACGTGACGGCACAAAATGTGTCAGAGGTCTGTCTTTAATTAGTCACACAGTAATGCTGTGCATTGCTTTTAATAAAGTCAGATGTGGGGGGATGGGAGAaccaatattttcttttaaatgttcctgtaaagcatccattacattttttcttctcatatttCCCAATTATGCAAAGGCTACCAAAAATGCGTTTTGTGGACTAGTTTGCTTCAGATTTGTTTAGGAATTAAGTTCAAATGTCAACAGAATCAGTAAGAATATGATTATCAAAACCCTATTGCCACTGTTCATATCAGCTCAACATACTTTTAAGGtcattaatgtgatgaagataaTATTATTAAAAAGATTAAGTAGGTTGGGGACAGTGTTGGCCTTATGGATATATTCCTCAGTGACTTGTGCTTTGACCAAACCATTACAGTTCtgactgtatttttatttaatatcattAATTCACTGTGCCAGTCATGTTCAAGCTTTTTGTGTGATTGTtaattatatactgtataattacCTAAagatataatttattattacagTGTAATGAGCTAGTGCTATTTTTGATtatagaaatattattttttaatatgtttccACACAATCCCATCTACACTCACTCCCTGTATGTGTGTTACAAGCCCAGTTATCACAACGGTACCTTACATGTGCACTTCAGTTCAAACTGTGCCTATATTTATTTGGTTGGCATGCAAACCAAAAAGAAAGCCTCTGTATTTGGTGTAAGAGTCAACACTCTCCAGCATCTCTGCCCATGCTGGAGTGTCTCTGTTCTGCAGCGCAGCACAAAAGCTCAGAGAAGCAGTGGCAGTCATCACGCAGGCTAGAGATAGAGCAGCATGCATCCCTGCCTTTCTTCAGATAAGACCCGGAAAAGCAGATTATTCCGACCCGTTTCCCCTCTCCCTTTCCAGTATGGGTGGAGGTTGAGGTGGGGGATATTTTTAGGGTTGTGTGGAGCTGTTATCTGACATTGCCTTTTCAACACCTCGGAGGAGAGGGTGGCCAGAGGAGCTACATGACCTTGCCACCCTTTCTAAAATCTCCTTGCATTGCTCATAtgttaaatatatgtaaatgcTCTTCAGTATTGATgatcaataaacacaaagtcatCTGGCTTGAGATTAGAATGTGTGTCGCGTGTGTTTTTGGGCGAATATTGTTCAAAATGAGATAGAAGACTACAGACTAAGTGTGGAGAGTCCTGAGAGACGCCCAAGCATCTCTTACTCGTGTAAAGTGGTGGCTGTTGGGCAGCGCCGCTTCTTTGCCTGTTCATATAACTGCACACTTAGATGAGGCCTCTGGCTCTCTGTCAAGCAAATTGGACTATTCTTGCATTTAGCACCGTGATAGTGTCAGTCAAGTGTGTGGGTTTGTATCTGGACAAGTGGGTTAAGATCTCAGGGGAGCGAACACGGCAACAAACTAACGGAGCAAAGACGGGAAGCAAACATCGACCAGGAAGTGACTACAGACCAAAGTTTTATATGGAGTTAATTTTACAGCTTTGTTCAGTCACTATTAACcttttatctttgtgtttttacagctgAGCTTCAGTCCAGCTAAAATATTCCGATTTCTCAAATGAAACACAATACTGACTCAGCAACTTTGCCAAAGGGTAACTTTTAATAACCAATATTGTCCAAAGTAGATAAAAAATCTTAGATCAGGTCACATCTTGATTGCCCTGTTATTTAAAACGGTGTTGACTCTTTGACATTTACGCAGAAATTCCTCCTACAAATTTGAAGTtcatgttaataataattattaaatcCTTTCCAATGAAAAACACCATATTGCAAGTACATCAGGATTTGTAACATTTAGATAGATAAATGTACATTATTAATCTTAATTTGGGGAAAGTATTGAAATTTATTACAAGTAAAGGTCATGGCTCACAGCCCTGTCTGTCCCTGCAGTGACTTTTAAGCACATGTAGCGTGTACATGTGTCTGACAGCGGGTAGTAAAAATGTGTAAACCTTTACCAACCTTTTAACCTCTTTGGAGGATATTGAAGGAAGCTTCCTAACGGCCACTTGAACACTTTCACCAGACACAAACCATATGAGGGGTGTAGGCTCCGTCATACTGATCTATTACCAACTCAACCATTAGAAGAACCACATGCTggtatt
This window of the Paralichthys olivaceus isolate ysfri-2021 chromosome 9, ASM2471397v2, whole genome shotgun sequence genome carries:
- the bnip1a gene encoding vesicle transport protein SEC20, with protein sequence MMMHAFYFIVVFLLTIFNAIGRFWPSRFKSDFLLSVARAGYVGNMASPDVHVRICEQEILKYDLEIKALIQDINECSGPQNKLTELNADVKKSFHNLRLRIQDLEQMAMEQDKESGKQTLISQVEGHRKQMLSNQTVWRKANLASKLSIDIMEKQALLNGSDGAVRQRKLTKDGLAQTTSDITENLMSISRMMAQQVQQSEETKTSLATSSRTIQETNEEFKAMTGTIKLGRKLITKYNRRELTDKLLIFLALALFFATVLYILKKRLFPFL